A single region of the Streptomyces vilmorinianum genome encodes:
- the tuf gene encoding elongation factor Tu — MPKTAYVRTKPHLNIGTMGHVDHGKTTLTAAITKVLSERGTGTFVPFDRIDRAPEEAQRGITINIAHVEYETDTRHYAHVDMPGHADYVKNMVTGAAQLDGAILVVSALDGIMPQTAEHVLLARQVGVDHIVVALNKADAGDDELTDLVELEVRELLTAHGYGGDGVPVVRVSGLRALEGDPRWTAAIEALLDAVDTYVPMPVRYVDAPFLMSVENVLTITGRGTVVTGAIERGTVRVGDRVEVLGAETETVVTGVETFGKPMESAEAGDNVALLLRGVPRDAVRRGHVVAAPGSVVPSRRFTAQVYVLSGREGGRTTPVSTGYRPQFYIRTADVVGDVDLGETAVARPGDTVTMTVELGRDVPLEPGLGFAIREGGRTVGAGTVTALV; from the coding sequence ATGCCCAAGACGGCATACGTGCGCACCAAGCCGCACCTGAACATCGGCACCATGGGCCACGTCGACCACGGCAAGACCACCCTGACCGCCGCCATCACCAAGGTCCTCAGCGAGCGCGGGACCGGCACCTTCGTGCCGTTCGACCGCATCGACCGCGCGCCCGAGGAGGCCCAGCGCGGCATCACGATCAACATCGCGCACGTCGAGTACGAGACCGACACCCGCCACTACGCCCATGTCGACATGCCCGGCCACGCCGACTACGTGAAGAACATGGTCACCGGCGCCGCGCAGCTCGACGGGGCGATCCTCGTCGTCTCCGCGCTCGACGGGATCATGCCGCAGACCGCCGAGCACGTACTGCTCGCCCGCCAGGTCGGCGTCGACCACATCGTGGTCGCGCTCAACAAGGCCGACGCCGGGGACGACGAGCTGACCGACCTCGTCGAGCTGGAGGTACGGGAGCTGCTCACCGCGCACGGCTACGGCGGCGACGGCGTCCCCGTCGTCCGGGTGTCCGGGCTCAGGGCCCTGGAGGGCGACCCGCGCTGGACGGCGGCGATCGAGGCGCTGCTCGACGCGGTGGACACGTATGTGCCGATGCCCGTGCGCTATGTGGACGCGCCGTTCCTGATGTCCGTCGAGAACGTCCTCACCATCACCGGCCGCGGCACGGTCGTCACCGGCGCCATCGAGCGCGGCACGGTCAGGGTCGGCGACCGTGTGGAGGTCCTGGGTGCGGAGACCGAGACGGTCGTGACCGGGGTGGAGACCTTCGGCAAGCCGATGGAGTCCGCCGAGGCGGGCGACAACGTGGCCCTGCTGCTGCGGGGCGTTCCGCGTGACGCCGTCCGCCGGGGCCATGTGGTGGCGGCGCCGGGCAGCGTCGTACCGAGCCGGCGGTTCACCGCGCAGGTCTACGTCCTGTCGGGCCGGGAGGGCGGGCGTACCACCCCCGTCTCGACCGGCTACCGGCCGCAGTTCTACATCAGGACCGCGGACGTGGTCGGCGACGTCGACCTCGGCGAGACGGCGGTGGCGCGCCCCGGCGACACGGTCACGATGACCGTCGAGCTCGGCCGTGACGTGCCGCTGGAGCCGGGCCTCGGCTTCGCGATCCGCGAGGGCGGGCGTACGGTCGGCGCCGGCACGGTGACCGCGCTGGTCTGA
- a CDS encoding spermidine synthase, whose product MPDIDRDRAWLLTVDGAPQSYVDLDEPTHLEFEYARRLAHVLDNAADEGEPLTVLHLGGGALTLPRYIAATRPGSRQDVVEADRGLIDLVAEHLPLPEGSGVTVHGADARAWLEGAPDASVDVLIADVFGGSRVPAHLTSAEYAREARRVLRPGGIYAANLADGAPFAFLRSQLATFAGVFPELALIAEPAVLRGRRFGNAVLVASDGPLDTAYLARRAAADAFPARVEYGATLTRFTADAHPVSDTDAVPSPVPPDGAFSVG is encoded by the coding sequence ATGCCCGACATCGACCGGGACCGGGCCTGGCTCCTCACCGTCGACGGCGCCCCCCAGTCGTACGTGGACCTGGACGAGCCGACGCACCTCGAGTTCGAGTACGCGCGCCGGCTCGCGCACGTCCTCGACAACGCCGCCGACGAGGGCGAACCCCTGACCGTCCTTCACCTCGGCGGCGGGGCGCTCACCCTGCCCCGGTACATCGCGGCGACGCGCCCCGGCTCGCGCCAGGACGTCGTGGAGGCCGACCGGGGGCTGATCGACCTGGTGGCCGAGCACCTTCCGCTGCCGGAGGGCTCCGGCGTCACGGTGCACGGGGCGGACGCCCGGGCGTGGCTGGAGGGCGCGCCCGACGCGTCGGTGGACGTGCTGATCGCCGACGTGTTCGGCGGCTCGCGGGTACCGGCGCATCTGACCTCGGCCGAGTACGCGCGCGAGGCGCGGCGGGTGCTGCGGCCGGGCGGGATCTACGCCGCGAACCTGGCCGACGGGGCGCCCTTCGCCTTCCTCCGCTCCCAACTGGCCACCTTCGCGGGCGTCTTCCCCGAGCTCGCGCTCATCGCCGAGCCGGCCGTGCTGCGCGGCCGCCGCTTCGGCAACGCCGTCCTCGTCGCCTCCGACGGCCCCCTCGACACGGCCTACCTGGCCCGGCGCGCGGCCGCGGACGCCTTCCCCGCGCGCGTGGAGTACGGCGCGACGCTCACCCGCTTCACGGCCGACGCCCACCCGGTGTCGGACACGGACGCGGTGCCGTCCCCCGTACCCCCGGACGGCGCCTTCAGCGTGGGCTGA
- a CDS encoding MFS transporter, with product MRTPAASPRTTLLSRRPDWAGRNYLLLTAAAIVTNLGTHGALIAAAFAVMQSGGDGGDVGLVAAARTLPLVLFLLIGGAVADRIPRHRVMVAANALNCVSQGLFALLVLAGEPQLWQMMVLTALCGTGQAFFSPAAEGMLMSSVSGEQVSRAFALFRMAMHGAGIGGAALGGAMIAAVGPGWVLAIDAAAFAVAGALRAFLDVSHIAERKPGGGLLADLREGWHEFVGRPWLWSIVAQFSIVVALVGAAESVYGPLVARDELGGARPWGLALAAFGVGTLSGALLMMRWKPRRMLLVGTLGVFPIALPSAALAVPLDVVGLSAAMFVSGVAIEVFGVAWMTTLHQEIPEEKLSRVAAYDWFGSTAMLPLSTALAGPAESLFGRSEALWGSAALIVVVTALVLLVPDVRNLTRRTKEVDGSARQALQLPSPAEDAPESRPAAPTADSRTPSPGA from the coding sequence GTGAGAACTCCCGCCGCCTCCCCCCGCACCACGCTGCTCTCCCGTCGCCCCGACTGGGCCGGCCGCAACTACCTGCTGCTGACCGCCGCCGCGATCGTCACCAACCTCGGCACCCACGGTGCCCTGATCGCGGCGGCGTTCGCCGTGATGCAGTCCGGTGGCGACGGCGGTGACGTGGGCCTGGTGGCGGCGGCCCGCACGCTCCCGCTCGTCCTCTTCCTCCTCATAGGCGGCGCGGTCGCCGACCGGATACCCCGGCACCGCGTGATGGTCGCCGCCAACGCCCTGAACTGTGTCTCGCAGGGCCTCTTCGCCCTCCTCGTCCTCGCGGGCGAACCGCAGCTGTGGCAGATGATGGTGCTGACGGCGCTGTGCGGAACGGGCCAGGCCTTCTTCAGCCCGGCGGCCGAGGGCATGCTGATGTCGAGTGTCAGCGGCGAGCAGGTCAGCCGCGCCTTCGCCCTCTTCCGGATGGCGATGCACGGCGCCGGGATCGGCGGGGCGGCGCTCGGCGGCGCGATGATCGCCGCCGTCGGCCCGGGCTGGGTCCTCGCGATCGACGCCGCGGCCTTCGCCGTCGCCGGCGCGCTGCGGGCCTTCCTCGACGTCAGTCACATCGCCGAGCGCAAGCCGGGCGGGGGGCTGCTCGCCGATCTGCGCGAGGGCTGGCACGAGTTCGTCGGACGCCCGTGGCTGTGGTCGATCGTGGCCCAGTTCTCGATCGTCGTGGCGCTGGTCGGCGCGGCCGAGTCGGTGTACGGCCCGCTGGTCGCCCGGGACGAACTCGGCGGCGCCCGGCCGTGGGGGCTCGCGCTGGCCGCGTTCGGTGTCGGCACGCTGTCCGGCGCCCTGTTGATGATGCGTTGGAAACCGCGCCGGATGCTGCTCGTCGGCACGCTCGGCGTCTTCCCGATCGCCCTGCCCTCGGCGGCGCTCGCGGTACCGCTCGACGTCGTCGGCCTCTCGGCCGCCATGTTCGTCAGCGGTGTGGCGATCGAGGTGTTCGGCGTGGCCTGGATGACGACGCTGCACCAGGAGATCCCGGAGGAGAAGCTCTCCCGGGTCGCCGCGTACGACTGGTTCGGCTCGACGGCCATGCTCCCGCTGTCCACGGCACTCGCGGGCCCGGCGGAGAGCCTCTTCGGCCGCAGCGAGGCGCTCTGGGGCTCGGCGGCGCTGATCGTGGTGGTGACGGCCCTGGTCCTGCTGGTCCCGGACGTACGGAACCTGACGCGGCGTACGAAGGAGGTCGACGGTTCCGCGAGGCAGGCGCTGCAGCTGCCGTCACCGGCCGAGGACGCGCCCGAGTCCCGTCCGGCAGCCCCGACGGCGGACAGCCGGACGCCCTCCCCGGGCGCCTGA
- a CDS encoding DUF4442 domain-containing protein yields MSVGEMLAATVPMAGTLNLEFLETTSERAVVRLPDQPDYHNHVGGPHAGAMFTLAESASGAIVIAAFGDQLSRAVPLAVSAEIGYKKLAMGVVTATATLGRPAADVVAELDAGERPEFPVHIAITREDGAVTGEMTVVWTLRPNS; encoded by the coding sequence ATGTCCGTGGGCGAGATGCTCGCCGCCACCGTTCCCATGGCCGGGACCCTCAACCTCGAGTTCCTGGAGACCACTTCCGAGCGTGCTGTCGTCCGCCTGCCGGACCAGCCCGACTACCACAACCACGTCGGCGGCCCGCACGCCGGAGCCATGTTCACGCTGGCCGAGTCGGCCAGCGGCGCGATCGTCATCGCCGCCTTCGGCGACCAGTTGAGCCGCGCGGTCCCGCTCGCCGTCAGTGCCGAGATCGGCTACAAGAAGCTCGCCATGGGCGTCGTCACGGCCACCGCCACGCTGGGCCGCCCGGCCGCCGACGTCGTCGCCGAGCTGGACGCCGGCGAGCGCCCGGAGTTCCCCGTCCACATCGCGATCACGCGCGAGGACGGCGCCGTGACCGGCGAGATGACGGTCGTCTGGACCCTGCGCCCGAACTCCTGA
- a CDS encoding DedA family protein yields the protein MHVQEWLETIPAVAIYALVGVVIGLESLGIPLPGEIVLVSSALLASQHGDIDPYVLGACATAGAIIGDSIGYAIGRKGGRPLLAWLGKKFPKHFSEANIALAERSFEKWGMWAVFFGRFVALLRIFAGPLAGVLRMPYWKFLIANVFGGILWAGGTTAVIYSVGVVAEAWLKRFSWLGLVLAVLVGLTSMLILKNRAKKAAAKAESAAEPAAEPVGEPVPVPAAD from the coding sequence TTGCACGTCCAGGAGTGGCTGGAGACGATCCCCGCGGTCGCCATCTACGCGCTGGTGGGAGTGGTGATCGGGCTGGAGAGCCTGGGCATCCCGCTGCCCGGCGAGATCGTCCTCGTGAGCTCGGCCCTGCTGGCCTCGCAGCACGGCGACATCGATCCGTACGTTCTCGGTGCCTGCGCCACGGCCGGCGCGATCATCGGTGACTCGATCGGCTACGCGATCGGCCGCAAGGGCGGGCGGCCGCTGCTCGCCTGGCTGGGGAAGAAGTTCCCCAAGCACTTCAGCGAGGCCAATATCGCGCTGGCGGAGCGGTCCTTCGAGAAGTGGGGCATGTGGGCGGTCTTCTTCGGCCGCTTCGTCGCCCTGCTGCGGATCTTCGCCGGCCCGCTCGCGGGCGTGCTGCGGATGCCGTACTGGAAGTTCCTCATCGCCAACGTCTTCGGCGGCATCCTCTGGGCGGGCGGGACCACGGCCGTCATCTACTCGGTCGGTGTCGTCGCCGAGGCCTGGCTCAAGCGCTTCTCGTGGCTGGGCCTGGTGCTCGCCGTCCTGGTCGGCCTCACCTCGATGCTGATCCTGAAGAACCGCGCGAAGAAGGCCGCGGCCAAGGCGGAGTCGGCCGCCGAACCCGCCGCCGAACCGGTGGGCGAGCCCGTGCCGGTGCCGGCGGCGGACTGA
- a CDS encoding gamma carbonic anhydrase family protein, producing MTEALIKGVGGKEPQVDPTAFTAPTSVVLGDVTLGARASVWYHAVLRADCGPVVVGEDSNIQDNCTVHVDPGFPVTIGDRVTIGHNATVHGCTVEDDVLVGMGATILNGARVGAGSLVAAQALVPQGMEIPPGSLVAGVPAKVRRPLTEEERAGIRLNAEMYLHLAKGHAEAFGS from the coding sequence ATGACAGAGGCGTTGATCAAGGGCGTGGGCGGCAAGGAGCCGCAGGTCGATCCGACCGCCTTCACCGCACCGACCTCGGTCGTGCTCGGCGATGTCACGCTCGGCGCCCGCGCGAGCGTCTGGTACCACGCGGTGCTGCGGGCGGACTGCGGTCCCGTCGTGGTCGGCGAGGACTCGAACATCCAGGACAACTGCACGGTCCATGTCGACCCGGGCTTCCCCGTCACCATCGGCGACCGCGTGACGATCGGCCACAACGCCACCGTCCACGGCTGCACGGTCGAGGACGACGTCCTTGTCGGCATGGGCGCCACGATCCTCAACGGCGCCCGCGTCGGCGCCGGCTCGCTCGTGGCCGCGCAGGCACTGGTCCCGCAGGGGATGGAGATCCCGCCGGGTTCCCTGGTCGCGGGGGTCCCGGCCAAGGTCCGGCGGCCCCTGACGGAGGAGGAGCGGGCCGGCATCCGCCTCAACGCGGAGATGTACCTGCACCTGGCCAAGGGCCACGCCGAGGCCTTCGGGAGCTGA
- a CDS encoding acyltransferase — protein MPRNRNTFSSLTAWRRRVLAHAVQGGWRWVQKAGSVTAEHPGRLRFRRLGAGTRLAFPQGTVFGEQWIEIGECCIIAEQVTLTAGMLPGLDLGPDTVLTLGNGVVLGRGSHVIADTTVTIGSDTYCGPYVYITSTNHSYDDPDEPVGRQWPRSEPVEIGPGCWLGTGAVILPGARLGRNVVVAAGAVVRGEVPDHSVVAGAPARVVRSWDPEQGWQPPLRTPAPVPIPDGVTAEQLAALAAWELAQG, from the coding sequence GTGCCCCGGAACAGAAACACGTTCTCCTCTCTCACCGCCTGGCGGCGGCGCGTTCTCGCCCATGCCGTGCAGGGCGGATGGCGCTGGGTGCAGAAGGCCGGTTCCGTCACCGCCGAGCACCCGGGACGGCTGCGTTTCCGTCGCCTCGGCGCGGGCACCAGGCTGGCCTTCCCGCAGGGGACCGTCTTCGGTGAGCAGTGGATCGAGATCGGCGAGTGCTGCATCATCGCCGAGCAGGTCACCCTCACCGCCGGCATGCTGCCCGGACTCGACCTCGGGCCCGACACGGTCCTGACCCTCGGGAACGGTGTCGTCCTGGGCCGCGGCAGCCACGTCATCGCCGACACCACGGTGACCATCGGCTCGGACACGTACTGCGGGCCGTACGTCTACATCACCTCGACCAACCACAGTTACGACGATCCGGACGAGCCGGTCGGCAGGCAGTGGCCGCGCTCCGAGCCGGTCGAGATCGGGCCCGGGTGCTGGCTGGGCACCGGCGCGGTGATCCTGCCGGGGGCCAGGCTCGGCCGCAATGTGGTGGTCGCGGCGGGCGCGGTCGTACGGGGTGAGGTGCCGGACCACTCCGTGGTGGCGGGGGCACCGGCGCGGGTCGTGCGCAGCTGGGATCCGGAGCAGGGCTGGCAGCCGCCGCTGCGGACGCCGGCCCCTGTGCCGATCCCGGACGGGGTGACGGCCGAGCAGCTCGCCGCACTCGCGGCCTGGGAGCTCGCCCAGGGCTGA
- a CDS encoding DMT family transporter, producing MTALFALATALLWGLADFGGGLLTRRMPALTVVVVSQMLAVVVLGAIVVGTGAWSEAGSELWYAVAAGVVGPVAMLCFYKALALGPMGVVSPLGSLGVVVPVSVGLLVGDRPGLLQFAGIGVAVVGVVLAGGPELRGAPVQRQAVLLTLVAALGFGSVMALIAEASTTLTGLFLALFVQRVTNVAVGGGALYVSVKRGGRALPEAGGMEVVRSALPALAFVGLADVAANGTYSIAAQNGPVAVAAVLASLYPVVTALAARGVLKERLRAVQAAGAGLALVGTVLLATG from the coding sequence ATGACTGCGCTGTTCGCTCTGGCCACCGCCCTGCTGTGGGGCCTGGCCGACTTCGGCGGCGGGCTGCTCACCCGGCGCATGCCCGCCCTGACGGTGGTCGTCGTCTCCCAGATGCTCGCGGTCGTCGTCCTCGGCGCGATCGTCGTCGGCACCGGCGCCTGGAGCGAGGCGGGATCCGAGCTCTGGTACGCGGTCGCGGCGGGCGTGGTCGGTCCGGTGGCGATGCTGTGCTTCTACAAGGCCCTGGCCCTCGGCCCGATGGGCGTCGTCTCCCCGCTCGGCTCGCTCGGCGTCGTCGTGCCCGTCTCGGTGGGGCTGCTCGTCGGCGACCGGCCGGGGCTGCTCCAGTTCGCCGGGATCGGCGTGGCGGTCGTCGGCGTCGTCCTCGCGGGTGGCCCCGAGCTGCGCGGCGCGCCCGTGCAGCGCCAGGCGGTGCTCCTCACCCTCGTCGCGGCCCTCGGGTTCGGCTCCGTGATGGCTCTGATCGCCGAGGCGTCCACGACCCTCACCGGACTGTTCCTCGCCCTGTTCGTGCAGCGCGTCACCAACGTGGCGGTGGGCGGCGGCGCGCTGTACGTCTCCGTGAAGCGCGGCGGTCGGGCGCTGCCCGAGGCCGGCGGCATGGAGGTCGTCCGGTCGGCCCTCCCGGCCCTCGCCTTCGTCGGCCTCGCGGACGTGGCCGCCAACGGCACGTACTCGATCGCGGCGCAGAACGGCCCCGTCGCCGTCGCCGCCGTACTGGCCAGCCTCTACCCGGTGGTGACGGCGCTGGCGGCGCGTGGGGTGCTCAAGGAGCGGCTGCGCGCGGTGCAGGCGGCGGGCGCGGGCCTCGCCCTGGTGGGCACGGTGCTTCTGGCGACGGGCTGA
- a CDS encoding helix-turn-helix domain-containing protein has product MSDLDQLTQSLARNLKRWRNERGFTLDALAARAGVSRGMIIQIEQARTNPSVGTTVKLADALGVSITTLLDYEQGPHVRLVPPAQAVRMWSTSTGSHTTLLAGTEARGPLELWSWTLMPGDGSASDPHPDGTTELLHVTAGELTLVVEGEEHRIPAGTSAVFEANVPHAYRNDGAETVEMTMAVSIPPAR; this is encoded by the coding sequence GTGTCGGACCTCGATCAGCTCACCCAGTCGCTCGCGCGGAATCTGAAGCGGTGGCGCAATGAGCGCGGTTTCACGCTGGACGCGCTCGCCGCACGGGCCGGAGTCAGCCGCGGCATGATCATCCAGATCGAGCAGGCCCGGACGAACCCCAGCGTCGGCACCACCGTGAAGCTCGCGGACGCCCTCGGCGTCTCGATCACGACCCTCCTCGACTACGAGCAGGGCCCGCACGTCCGCCTCGTCCCGCCCGCCCAGGCCGTGCGCATGTGGTCCACCTCCACCGGCAGCCACACCACGCTCCTGGCCGGCACCGAGGCGCGCGGCCCGCTGGAGCTCTGGTCCTGGACGCTGATGCCGGGCGACGGGAGCGCCTCCGACCCGCACCCCGACGGCACGACCGAACTCCTGCACGTCACCGCGGGCGAGCTCACCCTCGTCGTCGAGGGGGAGGAGCACCGGATCCCGGCCGGCACCTCGGCCGTCTTCGAGGCCAACGTGCCGCACGCCTACCGCAACGACGGCGCGGAGACGGTCGAGATGACCATGGCCGTCTCCATCCCGCCCGCACGCTGA
- a CDS encoding YbaK/EbsC family protein, producing the protein MRAPIGDFDNAVPAPECLDLLTEPVAAAVRAWQGTVPADQLLYVDTDPEIADTAVFVENHGRELLDRSANCVIVAGKRGEVTTLAACVVLSATRVDVNGAVRRHLGSRKVRFAPMDTATGESGMEYGGITPIGLPADWPVLVDAAVVDTEWVLVGSGRRRGKLIVPGKAFAQLPGAAVLEGLGVS; encoded by the coding sequence ATGCGCGCACCCATCGGAGACTTCGACAACGCCGTCCCCGCCCCCGAGTGCCTGGATCTGCTCACCGAGCCGGTCGCCGCCGCCGTCCGCGCCTGGCAGGGGACCGTCCCGGCCGATCAGCTGCTCTACGTGGACACCGACCCGGAGATCGCCGACACGGCCGTCTTCGTCGAGAACCACGGCCGCGAACTCCTCGACCGGTCCGCGAACTGCGTGATCGTCGCGGGGAAGCGCGGCGAGGTGACGACCCTGGCCGCGTGCGTGGTGCTCTCGGCCACCCGCGTGGACGTCAACGGAGCCGTCCGCCGGCACCTGGGCTCCCGCAAGGTGCGGTTCGCGCCCATGGACACCGCCACCGGCGAGAGCGGCATGGAGTACGGCGGCATCACCCCGATCGGCCTCCCCGCCGACTGGCCGGTCCTCGTCGACGCCGCCGTCGTCGACACCGAATGGGTCCTCGTCGGCAGCGGCCGGCGGCGCGGCAAGCTGATCGTGCCGGGCAAGGCCTTCGCCCAACTGCCCGGCGCGGCGGTCCTGGAGGGCCTGGGCGTCAGCTGA
- a CDS encoding CoA-binding protein: MSVETATTESDTVRKILTATGDTWAVVGLSSNQARAAYGVAAVLQRFGKRIVPVHPKAETVHGEQGYASLADIPFPVDVVDVFVNSEHAGQIADEAVAVGAKAVWFQLGVIDEAAYARTREAGLDMVMDRCPAIEIPRLS, from the coding sequence ATGAGCGTCGAGACGGCGACCACCGAGTCGGACACGGTACGGAAGATCCTCACGGCCACGGGAGACACCTGGGCCGTCGTGGGTCTGTCGTCGAATCAGGCGCGTGCGGCCTACGGTGTCGCGGCGGTGCTGCAGCGCTTCGGCAAGCGGATCGTGCCCGTGCACCCGAAGGCGGAGACGGTCCACGGCGAGCAGGGCTACGCCTCGCTCGCCGACATCCCGTTCCCGGTCGACGTGGTGGACGTGTTCGTCAACAGCGAGCACGCGGGGCAGATCGCCGACGAGGCGGTGGCCGTCGGTGCGAAGGCGGTGTGGTTCCAGCTCGGTGTGATCGACGAGGCGGCGTACGCGCGGACCCGGGAGGCCGGGCTCGACATGGTCATGGACCGCTGCCCGGCCATCGAGATCCCGCGCCTCAGCTGA
- a CDS encoding carboxylesterase/lipase family protein: MSDDSDPLGRAPVGRAPLVRTRFGALRGSLKHGVASFLGVPYAKAPVGPLRFRAPEPVEPWEGVREARAFGATAPKRPYAPPLDALLPDPDVEGEDCLNLNVWAPWEKSAAEGRPVMVWIHGGSLVHGSSSVPVYDGAAFARDGVVLVSLNYRLGIEGFGVFPDAPANLGLRDQLAALAWVRENIAAFGGDPERVTVFGESAGAICIAALLASPLAKGLFRRAVIQSGAPVALPGDRARRTTEAIAAHLGVEATARALTHIPVERLLDAQTEVTGKGTPLTGGHSFQIVVDGELLPRDPAVALSGGGASADVDLLMGTNTEEYRLWFVPGRLTERLSRLALRAALWKTKVPRRTARVYRANRPRETPGELLGALATDKLLRMPLNRLADARTAGPGSTYVYEFGWRSPVLGLGACHALELGFVFGTLDRPETTALTGPDAPRELADAMHAAWVRFAATGDPGWRAWDATRPVMTFGPGAPTLVESPRDDELRAWDG, encoded by the coding sequence ATGTCCGATGACAGCGACCCCCTGGGCCGCGCACCCGTGGGCCGCGCCCCCCTGGTGCGCACCCGCTTCGGCGCTCTGCGGGGCTCCTTGAAGCATGGAGTCGCCTCCTTCCTCGGGGTCCCGTACGCCAAGGCCCCGGTGGGACCGCTGCGGTTCCGCGCGCCGGAGCCGGTCGAACCGTGGGAGGGCGTACGGGAGGCCCGCGCCTTCGGGGCGACGGCGCCGAAGCGCCCGTACGCACCGCCGCTGGACGCGCTGCTCCCGGACCCGGACGTCGAGGGCGAGGACTGTCTCAACCTCAACGTCTGGGCCCCGTGGGAGAAGAGCGCGGCCGAGGGCCGGCCGGTCATGGTGTGGATCCATGGTGGTTCCCTCGTCCACGGCTCGTCGTCCGTCCCCGTCTACGACGGGGCGGCGTTCGCCCGGGACGGCGTCGTGCTCGTCTCGCTCAACTACCGCCTCGGCATCGAGGGGTTCGGGGTCTTTCCCGACGCCCCGGCCAATCTGGGGCTGCGCGACCAGCTGGCCGCCCTGGCCTGGGTGCGGGAGAACATCGCGGCGTTCGGCGGCGACCCGGAGCGGGTCACGGTCTTCGGCGAGTCGGCGGGCGCGATCTGCATCGCCGCGCTGCTGGCCTCCCCGCTCGCGAAGGGGCTGTTCCGGCGCGCCGTGATCCAGAGCGGGGCGCCCGTCGCGCTACCTGGCGACCGGGCCCGCCGGACGACGGAGGCGATCGCCGCGCACCTGGGCGTCGAGGCGACGGCGCGGGCGCTGACCCACATACCCGTCGAACGGCTGCTGGACGCGCAGACCGAGGTGACAGGGAAGGGCACGCCGCTGACCGGCGGGCACTCCTTCCAGATCGTCGTCGACGGCGAACTGCTTCCCCGTGACCCGGCCGTGGCCCTGAGCGGCGGCGGGGCGTCGGCGGACGTGGATCTGCTGATGGGCACGAACACCGAGGAGTACCGGCTGTGGTTCGTGCCCGGCCGGCTCACCGAACGGCTGAGCCGACTCGCGCTGCGCGCGGCGCTGTGGAAGACGAAGGTGCCTCGCCGCACCGCGCGCGTGTACCGGGCCAACCGGCCCCGGGAGACGCCGGGCGAGCTGCTCGGCGCGCTCGCGACGGACAAGCTGCTGCGGATGCCGCTGAACCGGCTCGCGGACGCGCGGACGGCCGGTCCGGGTTCCACGTACGTCTACGAGTTCGGCTGGCGGTCCCCGGTCCTCGGTCTGGGAGCCTGTCACGCGCTGGAGCTCGGCTTCGTCTTCGGCACCCTGGACCGGCCCGAGACGACGGCGCTGACCGGCCCGGACGCCCCGCGGGAGCTGGCGGACGCGATGCACGCCGCATGGGTGCGGTTCGCGGCGACCGGCGATCCGGGCTGGCGGGCCTGGGACGCGACCCGTCCTGTGATGACCTTCGGGCCCGGCGCTCCGACGCTGGTCGAGTCCCCGCGCGACGACGAACTGCGGGCCTGGGACGGCTGA